The Scomber japonicus isolate fScoJap1 chromosome 9, fScoJap1.pri, whole genome shotgun sequence genome includes a region encoding these proteins:
- the slc6a4b gene encoding solute carrier family 6 member 4b, whose amino-acid sequence MPRQDSAVMAGSLTHQGSPNTGYSSNNNAVPVPVITQTDSRDKWSKKMDFLLSVIGFAVDLGNVWRFPYVCYQNGGGAFLIPYILMAIFGGVPLFYMELALGQYHRTGAISIWKHICPIFKGIGYAICIIALYVSFYYNTIIAWALFYFYSSFSSVLPWTNCDNVWNTVDCTNYFDMDNVTWTNSSRSPAEEFYTRNVLEIHKSSGLKNVGGVRWQLMLCLFLIFTIVYFSLWKGVKTSGKVVWVTATLPYIVLFILLIRGATLPGAWRGVVFYLKPQWEKLLETSVWVDAAAQIFFSLGPGFGVLLALSSYNPFTNNCYRDAIVTSLVNCLTSFVSGFVIFMVLGYMAEKRQVKVEDVARDKGPSLLFITYPEAIANLPASTFFAIIFFVMMITLGLDSTFGGLEAIITAVLDEYPDHLSHRRELFVLGLVVVCFLGSLSTLTNGGAYVVKMLEEFGVGCSIIAVGFLEAIAVSWFYGIKRFSNDVQAMLGKSPGLFWKVCWVAISPAFLAYIIVSSLLKPPNLTLFDYNYPDWSITVGYIIGFSSFMWIPIYMVYKLVWTPGSLKQRLAVCLRPERTIPDIHPDNLNMAAVL is encoded by the exons ATGCCCCGACAGGACTCAGCGGTCATGGCCGGCAGTCTGACCCACCAAGGCTCCCCTAACACCGGCTACAGCTCCAACAACAATGCTGTCCCGGTGCCGGTCATCACACAGACGGACTCCAGGGACAAATGGAGCAAAAAGATGGATTTTCTCTTGTCTGTCATTGGCTTTGCGGTGGATTTGGGAAATGTTTGGAGATTTCCATACGTATGTTACCAAAACGGTGGcg GGGCTTTCCTTATTCCCTATATTTTGATGGCCATCTTTGGTGGTGTGCCACTCTTTTACATGGAGCTGGCACTGGGACAGTACCACAGAACTGGAGCCATTTCCATATGGAAACACATCTGTCCCATTTTCAAAG GTATAGGATATGCCATTTGTATCATCGCCCTGTATGTGTCCTTCTACTACAACACCATCATCGCCTGGGCcctcttctacttctactcctCTTTCTCCAGTGTCTTGCCATGGACAAACTGTGACAATGTGTGGAATACCGTTGACTGCACCAACTATTTTGACATGGACAATGTCACCTGGACGAATTCCTCCAGATCTCCAGCAGAGGAATTTTACAC GAGAAATGTTCTTGAGATCCACAAATCATCAGGGCTGAAAAATGTCGGGGGCGTTCGCTGGCAGCTGATGCTCTGCCTTTTTCTAATTTTCACTATAGTTTATTTCAGTCTCTGGAAGGGGGTGAAGACTTCAGGGAAG GTAGTATGGGTGACTGCCACCTTGCCCTACATTGTGCTTTTCATCCTGCTAATTCGTGGCGCCACTCTGCCAGGAGCTTGGAGAGGTGTGGTGTTTTACCTAAAACCCCAGTGGGAGAAACTGCTGGAGACCAGT GTGTGGGTGGATGCTGCTGCTCAGATATTCTTCTCTCTGGGACCTGGGTTTGGTGTGCTCCTGGCGCTCTCCAGCTACAACCCTTTCACAAACAACTGCTATCG TGATGCCATTGTGACCAGTTTGGTGAACTGCCTAACCAGCTTTGTGTCAGGGTTTGTAATCTTCATGGTACTGGGCTACATGGCTGAGAAGAGGCAAGTGAAGGTGGAGGACGTAGCCAGGGATAAAG gGCCGAGTTTACTCTTTATCACATACCCAGAAGCCATTGCTAACTTGCCGGCCTCAACTTTTTTTGCCATCATATTCTTTGTGATGATGATCACGCTGGGACTGGACAGCACG tttgGTGGGCTGGAGGCCATCATCACTGCAGTGTTGGATGAATACCCAGATCATTTGTCTCATAGACGTGAACTGTTTGTTCTGGGTTTGGTAGTTGTGTGCTTCTTGGGCTCTCTAAGCACCCTTACTAAT GGTGGTGCCTATGTGGTGAAGATGCTGGAGGAGTTTGGGGTTGGATGCTCCATCATTGCTGTGGGTTTCCTCGAGGCCATTGCAGTTTCCTGGTTCTATG GCATCAAAAGGTTTAGCAATGATGTTCAAGCCATGCTGGGAAAATCTCCAGGATTATTCTGGAAGGTGTGCTGGGTCGCCATCAGTCCAGCATTTCTGGCG TATATCATAGTGAGCTCCCTGCTGAAACCGCCGAATCTCACACTGTTCGACTATAACTACCCAGACTGGAGCATTACAGTGGGATACATAATCGGCTTCTCATCCTTCATGTGGATCCCTATCTACATGGTCTACAAGTTGGTGTGGACCCCGGGATCTCTCAAACAG AGGCTGGCGGTGTGCCTGAGACCAGAGAGGACCATACCAGACATCCACCCTGACAACCTCAACATGGCTGCTGTTCTGTAG